From Halorientalis litorea:
CCCGACGTGATGCCCGAGAGACCGACCAAGAGGACGAACGACGCGACGCTGATGGCGAACGGCCAGACGCTCGCGTGGCTCTCGACGTGGTCCGCGTGGTCGTCGTAGGCGTCGACGACGCCGCTGTCGGTCGCTTCGCCCCCGTCCGCGGCGGCCGTCGCGCTCCCGTCCGAGTGGAAGGAGAGTCTCCCCTCCGCGTAACTCGGAATCCCGGGGAAGTTCTCCAGCGGCGGGGGCGAGGGGACGGCCCACTCGGCCGTTCGGGAGAACCGCCACGGGTTGTCCGCGGCGTCCTCGCCCGCCACGAGGCTGACGAAGAGGTTGTAGAACATCACGAGGAAGGAGGCCCCGAGGACGAACGCGCCGACCGTCGCCAGTTGGTGCCACCCGGTGAAGGCGGGGTCGTACTGGAACACGCGGCGCGGCGTCTGCCACGCGAGGAACATCGGGAAGTACAGCAGGTTGAACCCGACGAAGTACATGGCGAAGTGGACCTTCCCGAGGACCTCGTCGTACATCTTGCCCGTGACTTTCGGGAACCAGTAGTAGAGGCCGCCGAACAGGGCCGTCGCGCCGCCGACCATCACGTAGTGGAAGTGCGCGACGACCCAGTAGGTCCCCCGGAATTCGTAGTCGAGCACCACCGCGCCGAGGAACACGCCGGTGATGCCCCCGATGATGAACAGGACCAGCGCGCCGAAGGCGAACAGGAACGGCGTCGAAAAGCGGATGCGGCCCTTTATCATGGTGTAGATGAGCGAGAAGACCATCAGGTCGAACGGCAGCGAGATGCCGATGGTCGTCGCCATGAACAGCGTCTTGATTTCGAGGTTGATGGCCGTCAGGAACATGTGGTGCATCCAGACGACGAAACTCTGGAGCGCGACCAGCACCATCGCGAGGATGAACCACTTGCGTCCCACGAGGCGGCGGCCGGTGAACGTCTGGAACACCTCGGCCATCACGCCCAGCGCGGGGAAGAACACGATGTACACCTCGGGGTGGCCGAAAAACCAGAACAGGTGCGTCCACAGCAGGGACCCGCCGACTTCGGTGGTGAAGTAGGTGGTCCCGAGCAGGCGGTCGGCCGAGAGAATCAGCAGGGCGGCCAGCAGCGCGGCGAAGGCGAAAAGCATCATCCACACCGTCAGCAGGATTGTCCAACTGAAGATGGGCATCCGCCGGAGGGTCAGCCCCTCGGCGCGCATGCGGTGCATCGTCGTGATGAAGTTCACCCCCGACACCGTGACGGAGACGACGAACAGGAGCAGGGCGAACACCGCCGTCGTCGCACCCACCTCGGGCGTGAACGCGGGGACGTTCAGTGGCGCGTACAGCGTCCACCCGCCCGAGAACGTCGCCTCTTGGAAGAACGAAACGCCGAACAGCAGTCCCGCAGCGAGGTACAGCCAGTACGAGAGGGCGTTCAGGCGGGGGAACGCGAGGTCCTTCGCGCCCAACTGGAGCGGCACGAGGTAGTTCGCCAGCCCGAAGGCGAACGGCGAGATGAAGAAAAACACCATCAACAGGCCGTGGGCCGAAACCGCCTGATTGTACGCCAGCGCGCCCATGATGCCCTCGCCGGGCGCGCGCGGTGCCAGCAGCTGGACCCGCATCAGGAGTGCCAACACGCCGCCGAAGACGAAGAAAAACAGCGAGGTGACCAGATAGAGGACGCCGATGTCCTTGTGGTTGGTCGTGACGAACCACCGCTTGAGCTGTTCCTTCCCGGGGAACTCGTGACTGTGGTCGTCCGCTTCGGATGCCGGCAGGTCCCCCGCGACGTGTCCGCCGTCGGCTTCCTGTGGACGGCCACCGTCGGCCGCGACGCCGGCCACGTCGTCGCCGCTCGGTGCCCCCCCGTCGGTCGGGTCGGTGTCCTCGGGCATGTCAGGGCGTCACCTCCGGGCGGACCGCCGCCGTCGACTCGGTTTCACTCGTCTCAGTGTCGTTCGCGGCCGTCGTGTTCGCGTACCACGTCTCGTACTCCGACGGCGGCATGACTTCGACGGGGGCAGTCATGTAGGAGTGGCCGGCCCCGCACAGTTCGTAGCACTTGGCCGTGTAGGTGCCCGTCTCCTCGGCGATGAACCACGTTCGCGTCGTCATCCCCGGGATGGCGTCGGTCTTGACCGTGAACGCCGGGATGCCGAAGTTGTGGAACACGTCCGTCGCGGTGACGTTCAGCCAGACGCGTCTGTCCGCCGGGACGCGCAACGTCGAGGACCCGTGGCCGTTCGGGTAGACGAACCGCCACCCGAACCGGAATCCCTCGACTCGGACCGTCACCGGGTCCGACTGTGCCGCCTGCCCGCCGTCTGTCGCCGCGGCCTGTCCCCCGTCTTGGACCGCCGCCTGTGCGTTCGCGGGCGTCCCGGACTCGACGTACAGCAACATCGCGTACGTCCAGAGGACGAGCGAGATGACGATTATCGCACTCAGGGCGAACGAGAGCGCGAGTTTCCGCCCTTTCCCGCCGCCCTCGGGTAACTCACCGAGCGTCGGCCGGTCTTCCTCGGACGCTACCGCCGAGCCGTCGTCCCGGTACTTGTAGGCGTTGTACAGCATGTAGCCGACGACGACGACACCGACGAGCGTCCCGAGGACGAGAAACACCTCGTAGATGCTCTCGAACACCTCCACGCGGGTCCCCCTGGGCAACAACCCACCGAGTTGTCCGGGCACCGGGGCGAGTGGTTCTGTCCCCGTCACAATGTTGCGCGTTATCTATTGCCATGGTACTTATTCATTTGGGGGTTATTGACATTATTGGGCCGAACATGTGGGGAAGATTTTATGCGAAGCACGTGGTACTAACACACATGGCAGACAATGACACACAGACCGGAGCGACGGAGGAACTCGGCCCCGAAGTCGGGTCGGAGGTCGCCGAACCGGATTTCGACCACTTCGCCGGTATCCTCACCGACGGCCTCATCGGTGCGGTCGGAGGCCTCGTCGGGACGGCCGCGATGACGGTGGGGCTGTTCATCGCTTCGGCACTGAACGCCTTCGACATGGCGACGTTCGCCCTGCTGGCCGAACTCACGGGCCTCGGTGCTGTCGTTCCCATCAGCCCGCTCGCGCTGGGGTACCTCATCTTCCTCGCTGGCGGGATGGTGACGTGGCCGCTGTTGTTCGCCTCCATCGGCTCGTACCTCCCGGGCGAGAAGTTCGCCACGAAGGGCCTGCCGTACGGGTTCGTCCTCTGGACCGGGTTCGTGCTGGCCTTCTCCGAGGGCATCGCCGCCGGGTTGCCGACGCTGGTGCTGTACGCCGTCCTCACCCTCGTCGCCCACCTCGCGTACGGATTCTCTCTCGGGTCCGTGTTCGATTACCTCTCCGACCGGCCCGACACGCTGGTCTGAGGACCCGAACCCACAAGTCCGGGCCGCCCCGACGGGCTGTCGATGGCGTCCCGTCGCCGGTCACCCCTGTCTCCCCACTCGCTCCTCGTCCTCGCCAGCGTCGCCGTCGTCCTCCTCGTGGCGGCCGCCGGTGTCGCCGCCGCCCACGGGAACCACGCCA
This genomic window contains:
- the coxB gene encoding cytochrome c oxidase subunit II, with amino-acid sequence MVTGTEPLAPVPGQLGGLLPRGTRVEVFESIYEVFLVLGTLVGVVVVGYMLYNAYKYRDDGSAVASEEDRPTLGELPEGGGKGRKLALSFALSAIIVISLVLWTYAMLLYVESGTPANAQAAVQDGGQAAATDGGQAAQSDPVTVRVEGFRFGWRFVYPNGHGSSTLRVPADRRVWLNVTATDVFHNFGIPAFTVKTDAIPGMTTRTWFIAEETGTYTAKCYELCGAGHSYMTAPVEVMPPSEYETWYANTTAANDTETSETESTAAVRPEVTP
- a CDS encoding DUF6789 family protein; the encoded protein is MADNDTQTGATEELGPEVGSEVAEPDFDHFAGILTDGLIGAVGGLVGTAAMTVGLFIASALNAFDMATFALLAELTGLGAVVPISPLALGYLIFLAGGMVTWPLLFASIGSYLPGEKFATKGLPYGFVLWTGFVLAFSEGIAAGLPTLVLYAVLTLVAHLAYGFSLGSVFDYLSDRPDTLV
- a CDS encoding cbb3-type cytochrome c oxidase subunit I, whose protein sequence is MPEDTDPTDGGAPSGDDVAGVAADGGRPQEADGGHVAGDLPASEADDHSHEFPGKEQLKRWFVTTNHKDIGVLYLVTSLFFFVFGGVLALLMRVQLLAPRAPGEGIMGALAYNQAVSAHGLLMVFFFISPFAFGLANYLVPLQLGAKDLAFPRLNALSYWLYLAAGLLFGVSFFQEATFSGGWTLYAPLNVPAFTPEVGATTAVFALLLFVVSVTVSGVNFITTMHRMRAEGLTLRRMPIFSWTILLTVWMMLFAFAALLAALLILSADRLLGTTYFTTEVGGSLLWTHLFWFFGHPEVYIVFFPALGVMAEVFQTFTGRRLVGRKWFILAMVLVALQSFVVWMHHMFLTAINLEIKTLFMATTIGISLPFDLMVFSLIYTMIKGRIRFSTPFLFAFGALVLFIIGGITGVFLGAVVLDYEFRGTYWVVAHFHYVMVGGATALFGGLYYWFPKVTGKMYDEVLGKVHFAMYFVGFNLLYFPMFLAWQTPRRVFQYDPAFTGWHQLATVGAFVLGASFLVMFYNLFVSLVAGEDAADNPWRFSRTAEWAVPSPPPLENFPGIPSYAEGRLSFHSDGSATAAADGGEATDSGVVDAYDDHADHVESHASVWPFAISVASFVLLVGLSGITSGDPETVPTSLGVFESLGLTTIQPTYFVVALGGFLALGATLLGLTRERFAGPEGPFGESWPFAGVDNTKLGVWVFLASDVVLFGAFIGSFVFLRVAEGWTHWHHALVPAEHVVMPGLVNTYLLLTSSFAVVLAMVFARRESRAGVVASLVATVALGVGFLINKGIEWDHLFHISTEAFPNGWGLTTNVASSTFYLTTGLHGLHVTIGLVIAGYMIVRAWNGAYLGDDEPIELFGLYWHFVDIVWLFLFPLFYIL